The Virgibacillus dokdonensis genome includes a window with the following:
- a CDS encoding DUF4181 domain-containing protein, which produces MFSLLILHIIIQKRLIRSLNMNANDDDESKEKYVNNIHRYGEKTLNFLILIIITITIIDYHEFRVFIFISMAILFAFRTYIEWKHIKGSLQYLLSATSIGLCIIGAVVYSILDHII; this is translated from the coding sequence ATGTTTTCTTTACTTATTCTTCATATTATTATCCAAAAACGACTAATTAGGAGCTTGAACATGAACGCAAACGATGATGATGAATCAAAAGAGAAATACGTAAATAATATTCATCGATACGGTGAAAAAACGCTTAACTTTTTAATTCTGATCATCATTACAATAACCATCATCGATTATCACGAATTTAGAGTATTTATCTTTATAAGTATGGCTATCCTTTTCGCTTTTCGCACCTATATAGAATGGAAGCATATAAAGGGAAGCCTGCAATACCTGCTTAGCGCTACATCTATTGGATTATGCATTATTGGTGCCGTCGTTTACAGCATACTGGATCATATAATTTAA
- a CDS encoding YaiI/YqxD family protein, translating into MKIFVDADACPVKESIMKLAQAYRIPVTLVQSFSHYSSKTNPKGVETIYVDSGADAADYRIIKLVSRGDIIVTQDYGLASLGLAKGCHVMHHKGFLYTNENIDSLLQTRYLNAMARKSGKRTKGPKAFSEEDRQLFETRFRSLLIEKLG; encoded by the coding sequence ATGAAAATATTTGTTGATGCCGACGCTTGCCCAGTTAAAGAGTCTATTATGAAGTTAGCTCAAGCATATCGCATCCCAGTTACACTCGTGCAAAGTTTTTCCCATTATTCTAGTAAAACAAATCCAAAAGGGGTGGAAACCATCTATGTAGACTCAGGGGCTGATGCCGCGGATTATCGTATTATCAAACTAGTCAGTCGTGGAGATATTATTGTTACACAAGATTATGGACTCGCTTCATTAGGACTTGCTAAAGGATGCCATGTGATGCACCATAAAGGATTTCTATACACAAATGAAAATATAGATTCGCTTTTACAGACACGTTATTTAAATGCGATGGCAAGGAAAAGCGGAAAGCGAACGAAAGGGCCAAAAGCTTTTTCTGAGGAAGATCGGCAATTGTTTGAAACTCGTTTTCGTTCCTTACTTATAGAAAAACTCGGGTAA
- a CDS encoding calcium/sodium antiporter codes for MAYVLLIVGFVLLIKGADFFVDGSSNIARLLRVPPILIGLTIVAFGTSSPEATVSIIASLQGTADVSMGNVIGSNIFNITLVVGIAAVLFPIKVENETIRKEIPFTLLASVALLILINDKVLQGLNLNTISRSDGLIFLLFLSVFMFYVIEVALKSRENGSEVNAVQDVKWGKNITITILGLLGIVLGGQMVVENGKDIAYSWGMSEALVGLTIIAIGTSLPELVTSITAALKKESEIALGNIVGSNIFNILFVLGTSAVISPLEVSGKITIDILIMIAITVLLLIFSRTNFRIDKREGLVLVIGYIVYTVYIIVRN; via the coding sequence ATGGCGTATGTTCTATTGATTGTTGGATTTGTTTTATTAATAAAAGGTGCTGATTTTTTTGTAGATGGTTCGTCAAATATTGCCAGACTACTAAGAGTTCCACCAATATTAATTGGTTTAACTATTGTTGCATTTGGTACAAGCTCTCCAGAGGCAACGGTAAGTATTATTGCTTCATTACAAGGGACAGCAGACGTATCGATGGGGAATGTTATTGGGAGCAACATTTTTAATATAACACTTGTGGTTGGAATCGCAGCGGTATTGTTTCCAATTAAAGTAGAGAATGAAACAATTCGAAAAGAAATTCCTTTTACTTTGCTTGCAAGTGTTGCTTTATTAATATTAATTAATGATAAAGTATTGCAAGGCCTGAATCTAAATACAATATCTCGAAGTGACGGGCTTATATTTCTATTGTTTTTATCTGTATTCATGTTCTATGTCATTGAAGTAGCGTTAAAGAGTCGTGAAAATGGAAGTGAAGTTAATGCTGTTCAAGACGTTAAATGGGGAAAAAACATTACAATTACCATTCTTGGGCTTTTAGGCATTGTCCTCGGTGGTCAGATGGTTGTGGAAAATGGAAAGGACATTGCTTACTCATGGGGAATGAGTGAAGCTCTTGTCGGTTTAACCATCATAGCGATTGGAACCTCCCTACCAGAACTAGTAACCTCCATTACAGCGGCTTTAAAAAAGGAAAGTGAAATAGCTTTAGGAAATATTGTTGGAAGCAATATTTTTAACATTTTATTCGTTCTTGGAACTTCTGCAGTTATTTCTCCTTTAGAAGTCAGCGGGAAAATTACTATCGACATTTTGATAATGATTGCTATCACCGTGCTACTACTTATTTTTTCTCGCACAAACTTTCGCATCGATAAACGTGAAGGCCTTGTATTAGTTATAGGCTATATCGTTTATACGGTGTATATCATAGTAAGAAATTAA
- a CDS encoding Vga family ABC-F type ribosomal protection protein — MHLLLDAKKISYYIKDRKLLSIEALRVHRGDRIGLVGKNGCGKTTLLKILAETMTAETSHLSLYGSIDLVPQLKETKETKSGGEITQAYISKALARKADILLADEPTANLDTSHMEALEANLQNWPGAFIIVSHDREFLDAICTNIWELEDGILTTYKGNYSDYQQQKEVQIQQQEQAYDTYIKKKSQLEEALALKEKKAQRATKKPKQTSNSEAKITGAKPYFANKQKKLRKNAKAIETRIEKLEKVEKAREVPPLKMELPNEKTILGRNLLRVEDVTGEVHQRLLWNKVSFQIKGGDKVAIIGANGSGKTTLIKKLLLPTEQVHHSPAMKIGYFSQNLDVLDTNKSILQNVRETSHQNETLIRTVLGRLHFYRDDVHKQVAVLSGGERVKVAFAKLFVSNINTIILDEPTNFLDIEAVEALESLLTEYQGTVIFVSHDRRFIQTVATTIFAFEDQTIKIFAGTYEAYKQASSQQKEDASEQERMVIETKMTEILGKLSIEPSDELEQEFQELVARKNELEAKKKR, encoded by the coding sequence ATGCATTTACTATTGGATGCAAAAAAGATTTCATACTATATTAAAGATCGTAAATTACTATCCATAGAAGCATTACGTGTGCATCGAGGAGATCGAATTGGTTTAGTTGGTAAAAACGGTTGTGGAAAGACAACGCTATTAAAAATACTTGCAGAAACAATGACGGCTGAAACGAGCCATCTTTCTCTGTACGGTTCGATTGATTTAGTACCACAATTAAAAGAAACGAAAGAAACAAAAAGTGGCGGTGAAATAACGCAAGCATATATAAGCAAAGCACTAGCAAGAAAAGCAGACATTTTACTTGCTGATGAGCCAACAGCAAATTTAGACACCTCCCATATGGAAGCGTTAGAAGCCAACTTACAAAACTGGCCCGGTGCCTTCATTATCGTTTCTCATGATCGGGAATTTTTAGATGCCATATGTACGAACATTTGGGAGCTAGAAGATGGCATTCTTACAACATACAAAGGCAACTATTCTGATTATCAACAACAAAAAGAAGTACAAATACAACAGCAAGAACAAGCGTATGATACCTATATAAAAAAGAAATCACAACTAGAAGAAGCACTCGCTTTAAAAGAAAAAAAGGCACAGCGGGCAACAAAAAAACCAAAGCAAACGAGCAACTCAGAAGCGAAAATTACAGGAGCAAAGCCTTATTTCGCCAATAAACAAAAAAAATTACGCAAAAACGCTAAAGCAATAGAAACACGCATTGAAAAACTAGAAAAAGTAGAAAAAGCTCGGGAAGTTCCCCCTCTTAAAATGGAGTTGCCAAATGAAAAAACAATCTTAGGGAGAAATCTTTTACGAGTTGAAGATGTAACAGGAGAAGTACATCAACGTTTATTATGGAATAAAGTTAGCTTCCAAATAAAAGGTGGCGATAAGGTAGCGATCATTGGAGCTAACGGAAGTGGGAAAACAACACTGATAAAAAAGTTACTCCTACCAACAGAGCAAGTCCACCATTCTCCAGCTATGAAAATCGGTTACTTTAGTCAAAATTTAGATGTACTTGATACGAACAAATCTATTTTACAAAATGTACGTGAGACCTCCCATCAAAACGAGACTTTAATCCGTACAGTATTAGGAAGGCTTCATTTTTATCGCGATGATGTCCATAAACAAGTAGCTGTCCTTAGTGGAGGTGAACGAGTCAAGGTTGCTTTTGCTAAATTATTTGTAAGCAATATTAACACCATTATTCTTGACGAACCGACTAATTTTCTTGATATTGAAGCTGTGGAAGCTTTAGAATCGCTGTTAACAGAATATCAAGGCACTGTCATATTCGTCTCCCATGACCGAAGATTCATTCAGACCGTCGCAACTACAATCTTCGCTTTCGAAGATCAGACCATAAAGATTTTCGCAGGCACTTATGAAGCGTATAAGCAAGCATCCTCACAACAAAAAGAAGACGCAAGCGAGCAGGAACGAATGGTTATTGAAACAAAAATGACCGAGATACTAGGAAAATTAAGCATAGAGCCTTCAGACGAATTGGAGCAAGAATTTCAAGAACTTGTCGCGAGAAAAAATGAATTAGAAGCAAAGAAAAAACGTTAA
- a CDS encoding NUDIX hydrolase yields the protein MEVWDLYDRNRNKLKEIHTRGKPIPKGKYHLVVHVWIQNDQGELLLSKRHPGKSYGGYWECTGGSVIAGENSLQGACREVAEELGLPLQMETAQLLQHEVRENYHLDTWLFFSNIAIEELTLQPEEVIDAKWVTKQTYQQMRERGQIVPTIHDFYALVPSKKPRYC from the coding sequence ATGGAAGTATGGGATCTTTATGATCGGAACCGAAACAAACTGAAGGAGATACATACGAGAGGGAAGCCAATACCTAAAGGGAAATATCATTTAGTTGTTCATGTTTGGATACAAAATGATCAAGGAGAATTGTTGCTTTCCAAACGGCATCCAGGCAAGTCATATGGAGGTTATTGGGAATGTACAGGTGGCTCTGTGATCGCTGGAGAAAATAGTTTGCAAGGTGCATGTAGGGAAGTAGCTGAAGAATTAGGTTTGCCTTTGCAAATGGAAACTGCGCAGTTACTTCAGCATGAGGTTAGAGAAAATTATCATCTTGACACGTGGTTGTTTTTTTCGAATATTGCCATCGAAGAACTTACCCTGCAACCGGAAGAAGTTATAGATGCGAAATGGGTGACGAAACAAACCTATCAACAAATGAGGGAACGAGGACAAATTGTTCCAACCATCCACGATTTTTACGCCTTAGTACCCTCCAAAAAACCTAGATATTGCTAA
- a CDS encoding DeoR/GlpR family DNA-binding transcription regulator has protein sequence MLTTDRYAKIMQLLGEKQSIKIQDAMEVTKASESTIRRDLTDLESQGKLVRIHGGATLPERKLQECSVKEKSTKNLQEKNKIAQVAAYLVHEGDCLFIDAGTTTLQMIPFLREKDVVVVTNGLSHVEALIQNGIVTYLTGGYMKEKTGALVGVQAVQSIHHYRFDKCFLGANGFHVKLGYTTPDPEEAMVKKTAANHALQTYVLADHSKKSKVSFAKVLDLQEATLITEELPQDEMEHFTNETTVKVAE, from the coding sequence TTGTTAACGACAGATCGATACGCTAAAATAATGCAATTATTAGGGGAAAAGCAATCCATTAAAATACAAGATGCTATGGAAGTAACGAAAGCTTCTGAATCAACTATTCGTAGGGATTTAACAGATTTGGAATCACAAGGCAAATTAGTGCGAATTCATGGAGGGGCTACCTTACCTGAGCGTAAATTACAAGAATGTAGCGTAAAAGAAAAATCCACCAAAAACCTTCAAGAAAAAAACAAAATCGCGCAAGTTGCAGCATATCTTGTTCATGAAGGTGATTGCTTATTTATTGACGCTGGAACAACAACATTGCAAATGATTCCATTTCTTAGAGAAAAAGATGTTGTCGTTGTAACAAATGGTCTTTCCCATGTCGAAGCTTTAATACAAAACGGTATCGTTACCTACCTTACGGGTGGATATATGAAAGAAAAAACAGGAGCGTTAGTAGGTGTACAAGCCGTTCAATCCATTCATCATTATCGTTTTGACAAATGCTTTTTAGGTGCTAACGGTTTTCACGTGAAGTTGGGCTATACGACACCTGACCCAGAAGAAGCAATGGTGAAAAAAACGGCCGCGAACCATGCCTTACAAACTTATGTACTAGCAGACCATTCCAAAAAAAGTAAAGTAAGTTTTGCAAAAGTACTTGATTTGCAGGAGGCTACTTTAATAACGGAAGAACTGCCTCAAGATGAAATGGAACATTTTACAAATGAAACAACAGTAAAGGTGGCAGAGTAA
- the pfkB gene encoding 1-phosphofructokinase, producing MIYTCTMTPSVDYTTYLASFQVGGLNRANAVNYYPGGKGINVSRVLQQFNIPSTALGFVGGFTGKFITQKLQEEGIKTDFIQTKETTRINVKVKAEEATELNGPTPFISEKQQRELLKKISQFNKHDWLILAGSIPSTISSAFLEEIAKTCKQLGVRLIVDTSGQPLRQLMTTTPYFVKPNEHELGDLFNKKITSVDEAIYFGKQLVENGIQHVIVSLGAKGAIYLTDDCIAVADPVQGEVINTVGAGDSMVAAFIEQMTAEASKVDAFRYAVAAGSATAFSNDLCDRQLVEKLAQDVSVHIYTDRK from the coding sequence ATGATATACACATGCACCATGACTCCGTCCGTGGATTACACAACATATCTTGCATCATTTCAAGTAGGAGGGTTAAATCGAGCAAATGCAGTGAATTACTATCCTGGAGGAAAAGGGATTAATGTATCAAGAGTGTTACAGCAGTTTAATATCCCGTCCACAGCGCTTGGGTTTGTTGGTGGATTTACAGGAAAGTTTATTACACAAAAGTTGCAAGAAGAAGGCATTAAGACAGACTTTATTCAAACGAAGGAAACGACTAGAATAAATGTCAAAGTAAAGGCGGAGGAAGCGACAGAATTAAATGGACCAACGCCATTCATTTCTGAAAAACAGCAGCGTGAACTATTAAAAAAGATAAGTCAGTTTAATAAACATGATTGGCTTATCTTAGCGGGAAGCATACCAAGTACGATATCATCTGCATTTTTAGAAGAAATTGCTAAAACATGCAAACAATTAGGAGTTCGTCTTATAGTAGATACGTCTGGACAACCTTTGCGACAATTAATGACAACGACACCATATTTCGTAAAGCCAAATGAGCACGAATTAGGTGATTTATTTAACAAAAAGATAACCAGCGTAGATGAAGCTATCTATTTTGGCAAACAACTGGTGGAAAATGGGATACAGCACGTCATCGTATCTTTAGGTGCAAAAGGTGCAATTTATTTGACCGATGACTGTATCGCTGTAGCAGATCCTGTGCAAGGTGAAGTAATTAATACAGTTGGTGCAGGTGACTCTATGGTAGCGGCTTTTATCGAGCAAATGACAGCAGAAGCAAGTAAGGTCGATGCTTTCCGTTATGCAGTAGCAGCTGGGAGTGCGACAGCTTTTAGTAATGATTTATGTGACCGACAGCTAGTAGAGAAGTTAGCTCAAGATGTTTCCGTTCATATATATACAGACAGGAAGTGA
- a CDS encoding VOC family protein — protein sequence METKFFDHSVAHVNEVSIYVTNLKHSLAYYQYLFGFSLLEKSQHQAVLSANGATPILTLEQPESVLSKQQGRTGLYHFAILLPNRSDLASFLQFCLEEQIPFGASDHHVSEAIYLTDPDGNGIEVYRDRPSSRWKWDDDQVMMTTHQLDTAGLLAEPSGKWRGAPKESLIGHIHLHVNNLEQAKAFYVKILGFTEVAHYPGALFLSTGDYHHHIAINVWNGEKALPPEKYSAGLKYFSIAFPKTQAIDIIHDQLKKRGWHAIRAKDGDGLYVDDPSGNEIYLS from the coding sequence ATGGAGACGAAGTTTTTTGATCATTCGGTGGCTCATGTAAACGAAGTTTCGATTTACGTGACAAATTTAAAGCATTCACTTGCATATTATCAATATTTGTTCGGTTTTTCTTTATTAGAGAAATCTCAACACCAAGCTGTACTGTCAGCAAATGGTGCTACTCCGATATTAACTTTGGAACAGCCAGAATCTGTTTTATCGAAACAACAGGGGAGAACAGGGCTGTATCATTTTGCTATATTGCTTCCAAATAGAAGTGATTTGGCATCATTCTTACAGTTTTGTTTAGAGGAACAAATTCCTTTTGGGGCCTCAGACCATCACGTTAGTGAAGCGATTTATTTAACGGACCCAGATGGAAATGGAATAGAAGTGTATCGTGATCGCCCATCAAGTAGGTGGAAGTGGGATGATGATCAAGTAATGATGACAACGCATCAGTTAGATACAGCTGGATTGTTGGCGGAACCATCTGGTAAATGGAGAGGTGCACCGAAGGAAAGTCTGATAGGACATATACACTTACATGTAAACAATTTGGAACAAGCGAAAGCGTTTTATGTAAAAATATTAGGTTTTACGGAAGTAGCCCATTATCCAGGAGCATTATTTTTATCGACTGGTGACTATCATCACCATATTGCTATTAATGTTTGGAATGGAGAAAAAGCCCTTCCACCAGAAAAATATAGTGCTGGTCTAAAGTATTTTTCTATTGCATTTCCGAAAACGCAAGCAATAGATATAATTCATGATCAGTTAAAGAAAAGGGGATGGCATGCTATTCGAGCAAAGGATGGGGATGGTTTATACGTAGACGACCCGTCTGGAAATGAAATTTATCTATCCTGA
- a CDS encoding MarR family winged helix-turn-helix transcriptional regulator translates to MKENLSLKAFVVLIKASKALQDYVMEDMKNYGMKTSEFTILETLYHKGKQTVREISESVLIKTGSITYVIDKLEEKGLLQRKHSQEDRRVVYIDITDKGKQLMDEIFPKHQQVIEELFMDVSDEQKKVVIDVLKKAGKRL, encoded by the coding sequence ATGAAAGAAAATCTATCGCTAAAAGCTTTTGTCGTATTAATTAAAGCGTCAAAAGCGTTACAAGACTATGTTATGGAAGATATGAAGAATTATGGCATGAAGACTTCTGAATTCACTATTCTTGAAACGCTTTATCATAAAGGAAAACAAACCGTTCGGGAAATATCTGAAAGTGTACTGATTAAAACTGGCTCCATTACGTATGTTATTGATAAATTGGAGGAAAAAGGATTGCTCCAAAGAAAACATTCCCAAGAAGATAGACGTGTCGTTTATATTGATATTACAGATAAAGGAAAGCAACTGATGGATGAAATTTTTCCAAAGCATCAGCAAGTCATTGAAGAACTCTTTATGGATGTAAGTGATGAACAAAAAAAAGTTGTTATCGACGTATTAAAAAAAGCTGGAAAGCGTTTATAA
- a CDS encoding acyl-CoA thioesterase yields MEKLPMSASRTVQTRLVLPPDTNHLNTIFGGRILAYIDEIGALCAMQHAKSTVVTASIDSVDFLSPAKAGDALTIEAFVSYTGRSSMEIYVKVTARDLINQNERLTTESFLTMVAVNEEGKPVPVPQVYPETEEEKILYESAPFRRENRKLRYTSRNK; encoded by the coding sequence ATGGAAAAACTACCAATGAGTGCCTCGAGAACGGTTCAAACAAGACTGGTTTTACCGCCAGATACGAATCATTTAAATACGATATTCGGTGGTAGAATCCTAGCTTATATTGATGAAATTGGTGCGTTATGTGCCATGCAGCATGCTAAAAGTACAGTAGTAACCGCATCGATTGATTCGGTAGACTTTTTATCACCAGCTAAAGCTGGAGATGCTTTAACGATTGAAGCTTTTGTTAGTTATACAGGAAGAAGTTCGATGGAAATTTACGTTAAAGTAACAGCGCGTGATTTAATTAATCAAAACGAACGGTTAACGACAGAGTCATTTCTCACGATGGTTGCAGTAAATGAGGAAGGTAAGCCAGTACCAGTGCCGCAAGTATATCCAGAAACGGAAGAAGAAAAGATTTTGTATGAGTCGGCACCATTTCGTAGAGAGAACCGAAAGCTAAGATATACGAGTCGAAATAAATAA
- a CDS encoding mechanosensitive ion channel family protein yields MLWDILQAYEKIIHSSISIIVLLTFFFLRKRATRYLFALLLKISNHTLNGIFVQLRASFERPIQGLILIMGIYIAVILFPYVHHTNTFFLQVIRSAIIFIFGWGLFHLSSSSSLLFAKLNEKFQFNIDSILIPFLSKAVRLIIVAICFSIIAQEFGYDINGFVAGLGIGGLAFALAAKDALANFFGGIIIITEKPFTIDDWILTPSVEGTVEDISFRSTKIRTFAQALVTVPNATLANESITNWSKMEKRQITFNLRVTYDTPRDRMENVIAQIRKKLLANEAIHKETIFVHFDQYQENGLDIFLYFFTNTTDWGAYLQVREEVNLMILDILEKEQVTIALPTRKLFVTNEADNFLTHVREGEEG; encoded by the coding sequence ATGTTATGGGATATTTTGCAAGCATATGAAAAAATCATTCATAGCAGTATATCGATTATCGTGTTACTAACTTTTTTCTTCTTACGCAAACGAGCTACTCGTTATTTATTTGCATTGTTATTGAAGATTAGTAATCATACATTGAACGGCATTTTTGTTCAGTTGCGCGCTTCTTTTGAAAGGCCTATACAAGGGCTTATTCTCATTATGGGCATATATATCGCTGTGATCTTATTTCCATATGTTCATCATACAAACACTTTTTTTCTGCAAGTGATTCGTTCTGCCATTATTTTTATATTTGGCTGGGGATTATTTCATCTATCTTCTTCCTCCTCCTTGCTCTTTGCAAAGTTGAATGAAAAATTTCAATTTAATATCGACTCCATTTTAATCCCTTTTTTATCAAAGGCAGTGAGGTTAATTATTGTGGCTATCTGTTTTAGCATTATTGCCCAGGAATTTGGTTATGATATCAATGGATTTGTCGCAGGTCTGGGTATTGGTGGGTTAGCTTTCGCACTGGCTGCTAAAGATGCGCTTGCTAATTTCTTTGGTGGGATCATCATCATTACGGAAAAACCATTTACGATTGACGATTGGATTTTAACTCCAAGTGTAGAAGGGACGGTAGAAGATATTTCTTTTCGTAGTACAAAAATACGTACATTTGCTCAAGCACTCGTTACCGTCCCCAATGCAACGCTAGCCAATGAATCCATCACAAATTGGAGCAAAATGGAAAAGCGACAAATTACGTTTAATTTACGGGTGACTTATGATACACCAAGAGATAGAATGGAAAATGTGATTGCGCAAATTAGAAAAAAACTGTTAGCAAACGAAGCGATTCATAAAGAAACCATTTTTGTTCATTTTGATCAATATCAGGAAAATGGTTTAGATATATTCTTATACTTTTTCACGAATACGACGGATTGGGGAGCGTATTTGCAAGTTAGAGAAGAAGTGAATCTAATGATTTTAGATATTTTGGAAAAAGAACAAGTGACCATCGCGTTGCCTACACGAAAATTATTTGTCACAAATGAAGCGGATAACTTTTTGACGCATGTAAGGGAAGGGGAGGAAGGTTAG
- a CDS encoding conserved virulence factor C family protein, with amino-acid sequence MQITSIEPTPSPYSMKINVNEQLQDGETFNYTLQDDLQDAPAYIQQLFQINGVKGIYRVVDFIALERNPRVAWEDILPKVSEVLGSAEDNDDITPTSFLDTDEAFGEVQVYLQLFRYIPMQVKVTDGNTEKRFGLPERFMNAVMEASTASNNMLEERKWIEQNPRYGEIEAVGEEVVEEITASYDDKRIHDLIQYAKTNDASFISSYHKKVTMEMLDYPNWKKRYAALDRMEPSKADLPVLNKAIEDEKASVRRLATAYLGMIEDKEVLPYLYKALKDKAVNVRRTAGDCLSDLGFSEAIPAMIEALKDKSRLVRWRAAMFLYERGDEAAIEALEDAVNDPEFEVRMQAKMALARIKDGGEAKGSIWSQMTKAVKEKNSR; translated from the coding sequence ATGCAAATCACATCGATCGAACCGACCCCTAGTCCATATTCCATGAAAATTAATGTGAATGAACAATTACAAGATGGAGAAACGTTCAATTACACGCTTCAGGATGACTTACAGGATGCACCTGCCTATATACAGCAATTATTTCAAATTAACGGAGTAAAAGGTATTTATAGGGTGGTCGACTTTATCGCTTTAGAACGAAATCCGCGTGTAGCTTGGGAGGACATCTTACCCAAAGTAAGCGAAGTTCTAGGCTCTGCAGAAGATAATGATGATATTACACCTACAAGTTTCCTAGATACAGATGAAGCTTTTGGGGAAGTTCAAGTATATTTGCAATTATTCCGCTACATCCCCATGCAAGTAAAAGTAACAGATGGAAACACAGAAAAGCGTTTTGGGTTACCAGAGCGATTTATGAACGCCGTAATGGAAGCCTCAACGGCATCTAATAATATGTTGGAAGAGCGCAAATGGATTGAGCAAAATCCCCGCTATGGCGAGATAGAGGCTGTGGGAGAAGAAGTCGTTGAAGAAATTACTGCAAGCTATGATGACAAACGGATACATGATCTCATTCAATATGCAAAAACAAATGATGCGTCATTTATTTCTTCCTACCATAAAAAAGTAACAATGGAGATGTTAGATTACCCCAATTGGAAAAAACGTTATGCTGCACTAGACCGCATGGAACCCTCCAAAGCAGACTTACCTGTTTTAAATAAAGCGATCGAGGATGAAAAAGCGTCCGTTCGCAGGTTAGCTACTGCCTATTTAGGTATGATTGAAGATAAAGAAGTGCTTCCATATTTATATAAAGCACTAAAAGATAAGGCTGTTAACGTAAGGCGAACGGCAGGTGATTGCCTATCTGATCTTGGTTTTTCCGAAGCCATACCAGCAATGATCGAGGCACTAAAAGATAAAAGCAGATTAGTTCGCTGGCGTGCTGCAATGTTTTTATATGAACGAGGCGATGAAGCTGCTATAGAAGCTTTGGAAGACGCAGTGAACGACCCTGAATTTGAAGTACGCATGCAAGCAAAAATGGCTTTAGCACGAATTAAAGATGGAGGAGAAGCAAAAGGATCCATTTGGAGTCAGATGACAAAAGCAGTGAAAGAAAAAAATTCTAGGTAG
- a CDS encoding alpha/beta hydrolase yields the protein MKHIFQEGNDPTKPTLLLLHGTGGTEQDLLPLAERIDEGANVLSVRGNILENGMPRFFKRLAEGIFDEEDLIFRTKELNTFLDEAAETYTFHRDNIIAIGYSNGANIAANLLFHYQHALRGAILHHPMVPRRGIALPNLAHKHVFIAAGINDPICPPQESKDLTKILKDAGANVHLHWENQGHQLTLQEVESAAQWYQHL from the coding sequence ATGAAACATATTTTTCAAGAAGGAAACGATCCTACAAAACCTACATTATTATTGTTGCACGGTACTGGTGGTACAGAACAGGATCTGCTTCCATTAGCTGAAAGAATAGATGAAGGGGCAAATGTATTAAGTGTAAGGGGAAATATTCTTGAAAATGGCATGCCTCGCTTTTTCAAGCGTTTAGCCGAAGGAATTTTCGATGAAGAAGACCTTATTTTTCGAACCAAGGAATTAAATACCTTTTTAGATGAAGCGGCGGAAACATATACCTTTCATAGAGATAACATCATTGCTATCGGATACTCCAACGGCGCAAATATCGCAGCAAACTTACTTTTTCATTATCAACATGCACTTCGTGGTGCAATACTCCATCATCCTATGGTACCACGTCGGGGTATAGCTTTACCAAATTTAGCTCATAAACATGTGTTTATCGCTGCAGGAATAAATGACCCTATTTGTCCACCACAAGAATCAAAAGACTTAACAAAAATATTAAAGGATGCTGGCGCAAATGTCCATTTGCATTGGGAAAATCAAGGTCACCAATTAACATTACAAGAAGTAGAATCCGCAGCACAGTGGTACCAACATTTATAA